TTACTAACGTTTCCTCATGTAAAACAGCTAACATAAATGGTAAACCTATCATTTCTCCTATAACACCATACATAATTAACTTTCTTTTACTAATTTTATCTGCAGCTCTGCCAAAACCAATGAAAGAAAACGCTAAAAAGATATTAGACACTAGCATAAGCAAACCAACTAAATACTTGCTTATTCCCACAGCTTCTAAGAACTCTGGATATACAGCAAAAATTGAGTAATAAGAGAAAAACATGCCTGCAATAACTATTGTACTTCTTATTAATATTGAGGCATATTCAGAAACCTTAACTTTTGGAGTGTTTACGTTTTTGAACATTTTAACATCACTAACTTTCAAAAGTATGTAGGGAACAAGGAATATTGGAATTGATCCAGTAAGTAAAAAGAGTCTCCAATTTTCTGATAAGAAAATGTAAGCTATTCCAGTTAAGGCGTAACCTAACCCATAACCTGCTTGAACTATTCCGTTAACTAATCCTCTCATGGATGTTGGCGCATTCTCATATGCTATAACTGTACCAGCAGTCCATTGCGCACCCATAAATAGACCTTGTAAGCTTCTTGCTATAAGTAAAACAGCAATGTTTGGTGATAGTGCTAATAGAGCTTGCGATAATGCATATCCAGCAGTTCCAATATTTAGGACAATCTTCCTGCCTTTGAGATCAGCTAATTTGCCAAAGGTATATCCGCCAATTACTCTAAAGATTAAACCTAAACCAAAAAGAAGAGTACCCACAACAGTTGGAGCATTGAAGCACTTATATAGTTCTTCATAAACATACGTAACAATAAGTAAATCATATATATTTCCAGCCCAGGCTAAAGTTGAGGCTATGGTAGAGTGAATCCATTTATCCATAGATTAAAAATAATATTTAGATTTAAACTCTCTTCTCATCAAAATTAAAACAAAAATTTAAACATTTTACTTAGAAAATGGTAATTATAATGTCAAATTGAATGAGTTAAATTATCTATCCTTCCTCCGTCGGCAACAATTACTTGCCCAGTGATATATCTTGCTTTATCGCTTGCTAGAAATACTACAATATTAGCTATGTCTTCAGGCTTTCCAGTAGTATGCAACATAGTCTTATTTCTAAAGATTTCCCTTAGCTTCTCTTTTTCTTCTTCACTTTTACCTCCTAATGTCATATCAGTCTCTATCCATCCTGGTGCTACAGCATTTACTCTTATTCCATATTTGCCTAATTCAAATGCTAATCTTCTTGTAAGAATTATAATTCCAGCCTTTGTTATTGCATAAAAAGTAGTCCCTTCAGCAGCTGTACCTATCCCAGCATTGCTTGCAATATTTATTATAGACGCTGATTTTGACTTTTTAAGCATTGGAAGAAACTCATAAGTTACATAAATTGTTCCATTTAAATTGACTTTAAGCATTCTTTCGTATTTCTCCTCATCAAACTGTTCAAATGGCATTAAATACCATATTCCTGCGTTATTAACAAGAACATCAAGTTGAGGAAAAACTTTTGAGATTATTTCCTTTGCTTTTATCACCTGATTTCTATCTCCAACATCACATTTTACAGTTACTACACCCTTACTTTCCAATTCTTTTGCCCTATCTTCAGCACCATGATAAAGAACTGCAACTTTATATCCTTCTTTAATTAATGCCTCAGTTATAGCTCTTCCGATGCCTCTTGTTCCTCCGGTAACTAAAGCATACATAAAAGTTCGTTCACAAACAAAAAATATAACGTGATCGTATAGGAAATTTTATAAAAGTGAGATAATAGTTAGGTGATAAATGAAGGTTATAAAATATAACGTCAAGGTCAAGCTTGAGACAAAAGATCCAAAGAAGGAGCTTAATAAAGTTGGAGGAATTCTTATAGGAAGATTTACTAAAGATGAGAAGAAGTTTAAAGATCAATTAAATAGTATACTTCAAGGTAAAAGTAAAGTAATTGAACTTGATGGAATAAAAGCCAGTTTATCAGACTCTTCAATAGAAGTTGAAGGTATAAAATTTAGGAAATTAATAAATGTTAGAAAGTTCATTAATGAAATAGCAGAAAAATATGAAGCAAAATGCGGACAATTAAATAAATCAGAAAATTTAATGACAAAACAATGTGAAGGAGAAAATGTAAAAGTATACTTTGAAATAAAGCCAGAGAAAATTAAGCCTCAAAAGAAAGAAGAAAGTAAGAAAGAGGAAGAACAACAAAAGAACAAAACTGAAAGCAAATCTTAAATTTAGTTTTTACATATCTTCTCTATGCCTCATATAGGTGGAATTTTAGGAATAATCATAGGATTTATAATAGGATGGATAATAGCTTCAATTCCAGTCTGGTTAGCATCAAAAATAGTTAGTAGACACTCCTCCTTTGGGAGAGCAATGTTAGCCACGTTAGCTGGTTATATAGTATTTATAATAGTAGTAGGCATATTTACCGGAATAAGTGCTCTCCTAGGAAGGCCAATAATTGGGATTTTCGGAATTATAATAGCCTTCATAGCTCTTCTTGGAGTATTTAAGATATTATTTGAAACAGGTTGGGGAGGAGCATTTCTAATTGCCATCCTTTCAATAATTATAGCTTTTGTGATAGCCTTCATTCTAGGTTTAATAGGAATCTCAATACTTTCATTACATGGAGTTCCAATATGAGAAAGGTTATAGACTCATTAACTTATTATGGTATAAAACTTTACAGTTATGTTAAAGAATTAAGATTGAGTTATGAAAATTTTGAAATAGAAAAGATTGTGCTTAACCCACTTTATAAGTACTCATGCCAATGTTGTGTAGATGGTTTTTATCAGCAATATTTATGGAGTAAGGGAAGGGATTATGTAATTAGACTTGGTATATACAATCCTAAATGCAGAGTTCCACCTGAAATTGAACTAGGTAGACAATATGATCATGAGATAAGAGGAATTGTTTTACATCCAAACCATCACGGTTTTTCTCTTCTAGATAAAAAATTAGAGTACGTATACGAATTTGCTGAATACCATGATTTACCTTTAGTTATTCATTCGCCAAATGAGAGAGAAATAAAGAAAGTGTTAGAATATAAAGTAACTATAATCGTTGTTTCTTCGTCAAATAATTTTTCACTTAGTATCCCAAACGTATATTACATTAAAGATAAACCACTCAACGAAAGAGATATTTACGGTAGTGGAAGTCCTTATAACAACAAAGATTTGATAGAAAGCTTAAAAGAAAATTCAAGTTTTTACAATGAGAGAAGTTTTTATTATTTAGCAAAAGAATTATTTGACAAGAACTAAAGGAAGTTTGCCTACTTTAACCTTGCCTTTCACCTTTTTATTAGTTATAACATCAGTGTACTCATCTTCAATTGTAACTTCAAAATCTCTATTCAATGTTTTTACAATCACTAAAACCTTGTCTCCCCTCATAAATCCACATAAACCTTTAGATAGTTTCAATGGCTTATATTCTCCCTTAATAAATAAATCACCGAAGTCTCTCCTTAAAGAAAGCAAAACCTTTGTTACGTATGCCTTTATTTTTCCATTTTCAAATAATTTATCGTCAAATTTTTCTGGAATCTCTCCAAAAGTCACTGGCCTTCTATTATCTGGATCTGTCAACAGATATCTAAAGTTCTCTAAACCTTGATAAAAGTCAGCTACCCCTGGAGACATTACTTTTAAAGTTAATAGGGAAAGTGACTTTACCTTTCCCATGTCGTCAATTTTATTTTCAAATTCTAAGAAACTTTCTTTAAATTTCTGATTCTCAAACATTTTATCTATTAAACTTGTTATCTTATTTTCATAGTCTTTATTTGGGTTTATCCAATCAGTGTTAACTTTAGCCTCTCTTAATGCCTTTATCATATGTGCCTTTAATCTTTCTTTGTACTCCTCATTAAATCCTTCGAAACTACCTACTATAGTCTGATACAGCCTATACTCATCATTTTTATCAATATTAGGATTAAGTATACTATGCCACTCGTTTACTTTTTTACTCCACTCATCCGGGATCTCTGAAATAGCACTAATTCTCATTCTCACGTCTTCACTAAATTTCGTGTCATGAGTAGAAGTAGCATTAAACGATAAAGTACCGATTCTGTTGATGTTAAATTCATGAAACTTCTCACAAGGAATTGAATAATAATGAAGATCACTTCCAACCTCATTTAACGAGATTAATCTAGAATAAATAAACAAAACTGTGTCCTCATATGATTTAGCGAATACTGCAGGCATATATTGCTGTAACTTCATGAAAGCCTTAATATTATTCTTCATTTTTTCATATATAGTTTGATTGCAATTCTTTACTATTATTTCATCTCTCCTGTCCTTTTCTGTGATATATGTTCTATAAACTTTCAAACATGAGAGAAATTCTTTTAGTTCCTCATAACTTACGTTTAACATTTTAGCTAATCTTTCTATGTCATGTTTAAACATTATATCAATAATTTTTTTCTTTGTTTCTATAATTAATTTATCTAAGTCAATTTTTATTATTTCCTCGTATATCTTGCTCATTTTTTCTTCGTTAGCTGTGAATAATAAGTTGGAATAATTTAGAAAATCATATCCAGTAGTCCCTTCAATGAAGTCCCACCTTAGCTTCTCGCCAATCGAAAGTATCTTTTCAACAAAAATCAGCTTCCCTTTTGATTTAGCTTTTAGTTTCCTTAAATATCCCTCTGGGTCAAATAGCCCATCTATATGATCTACCCTATAAGCATCAACATTAAATGACAAGATTTTTGAGTGTGACTCATCAAAAACCCAATCCACTTCTTGCCTTACGGCTATGAGTTCATTAACTGCGAAAAACCTCCTATAACTAGGATACTCTTTCCAATCGACAAGTTCATAATACTGGTTTTGTAAAAGTGTATTGATATCGTTTAAATATCTCTTACTTTCATCATTAATAGGAAAAAGATTCCCGTAATAATCTATGAAAGGTTCACCATTAACATAAGTAATTTTGAAATTCTTATCACCTAAAATTGGAATCCTTATTTTCCCTTCCTCTTCATAAAAATCAAAATACTCATAATAACGACTTTTCTTTCCATTCTTTAATACATCCATTAACCTCCAATTAGTATGATGAACAGCCATATGGTTTGGGACAATATCTTGAATTATCCCTAAGCCTTTTCTTTTTGCTTCTTCAATAAGTTTTACATATTCTTCTTCTCCCCCTAACTCATCATTTATAACACTATGATCAACAACATCATAATCATGTGTGCTTCCTGGTCTAGCCTTTAAGACTGGAGATAAATAAAGATGAGTAATTCCAAGTTTTACAAAGTAATCAAGTTTTTCTCTTATATCTCTAAATTTCATTGGCTGTAATCTATAAGTGGAAAGTAATTGCATTTAATACTCAATCCTCCTATAAACTAATGCTGTTCTTCCCTCAATTTCTAATTCCTTTCCTCCTTCTACAATTTTTTCATCATCTCTAATATCCCGTAGGTAAGAAGATACAACTAAACTCCATTTACCATGAGGAAACTTGAACTTAACATTATTCGGAGAACCATTTAGTATTATAAGAAAAGTATCATCTGCTATTCTCTCTCCTTTCTCATTTATTTCATCCATTACGCTTCCTTCAAGAATATATGCAATGAAATTTGTTGGTGATTTCCATGTTTGTTCGTCAACCTCATTACCGTCAGGTTTAAGGAAAGTTACATCCTTTAAAGGCATTCCATGAAGCTTTTTGCCTTGAAAATATCTAGCTCTCCTAAATATTGGATGTGCCCTATAAAAGTATATCATGTTTCTTACAAAATCATGAAATTTTAACTTCCTTTCATCTAAATTCCAGTTAAACCAACTTATTTCATTATCTTGACAGAAAGCGTTATTATTTCCTTTTTGAGTTCTACTTATCTCATCTCCTCCTAAAATCATTGGTGTACCTTGACTTACAAATAAAGTAATTATGAAATTTCTCTTTTGTTTTTCTCTGCAAAATACCACATTATTGTCATTTGTATCTCCTTCAGCACCGCAGTTCCAGCTATAATTTTCATTCATTCCATCTTCATTATTAAGTCCATTAGCTTCATTATGTTTCTGATTATAACTTACTAAATCCTCTAAAGTAAATCCGTCATGGGAAGTTATATAGTTTATACTTGCAAAAGGTGTCTTGTTGTTTCCAGCGTATAGATCTGGAGAACCCATAAGCCTATTTGCTAACTCTTCATAGGGAATTGCCTCACCTCTCCAAAACCTTCTTATAATATCTCTATACTTACCGTTCCATTCAGCCCATTGATAAGGAAAATTACCAACTTGATAACCTCCTGGTCCAACATCCCATGGTTCAGCAATTAATTTTACTTGAGAAAGAACAGGGTCTTGTTGAATAGCTACGAAGAAAGTTGACAACATATTAACACTATATAACTGTCTAGCTAATGCTGCTGCTAAATCAAATCTAAAACCATCAACATGCATTTGTAATACCCAATATCGTAAACTATCTAGCACCATTTGCAAAACTCTAGGATGACTTAAGTTCAATGTATTTCCCGTACCAGTAAAATCTAGATAATATCTCTTATTCTTAGGATCTAGCATATAGTAAGCTAAATTATCAATACCTTTAAAAGAAATAGTTGGACCTAAATGGTTTCCTTCAGCAGTGTGATTATAAACTACATCAATTATTACTTCAATTCCAGCATTATGCAACTCATTTACCATTTCTTTAAACTCTTTCACCTGCTCTCCAAGACAGCCGGAAGAGGAATACCTACACTCTGGTGAAAAATAATTTATTGGATTATAACCCCAGTAATTTCTTAACCCTTTCTCAACAAGAAATCTTTCATCGACAAAGTGATGCACAGGCATTACCTCAACAGTGGTAATGCCTAAATCTTTTAAGTATTCGATCATTTGCTTTGACGCTAGACCTTTGTATGTACCTCTTATATTTTCCGGCAGATCCATTCTTAGCTTAGTAAAACCCTTAACATGGACTTCATAAATAACCATATCCTTCAGCGAGATTTTTTTCCTTCTAAAGAAGTGATCATCATCCCAATCAAAATTTGGATCAATAACAACACTCTTTGGAACAAACTCGTCATCTGGTCTTTCATCAAAGGATAAGTCTTGATTTTGATCACCTATCTTATATCCAAATACTGCATCATTCCAAACTACATTACCATTTATAGCCTTAGCGTAAGGATCTATCAGTACTTTGTTAGGATTAAATCTTAATCCCTCTTCTGGTTTGTATGGACCATAAACTCTGTAAGCATAAAGTTGACCAGGCATAATACCGGGTACAAAAACATGCCATATATCTCCAGTTCTTTGTTTTACTTCTATAACCTCTTTTGGATACTTTTGATTAGTCTGTGAATATAGTAATAGTTCAACTTTTGTTGCATTTTCAGAGAATAATGAAAAGTTAACCCCGTCTTCATCTTCAATCCATGTTGCACCCAAAGGGTAAGGTTCTCCAGGTCTTAAAGGTATGTCCTTATATATAAACATACTGAAACTTTAGATAAAGGAATATTTAACGTTATATTAAATAAACCCCAACGCCTTTATTTACAGTTATTTTTTGACCTTTTCCTACTTTTGCAGGAAAATTAGTTGTTGAAAGAATAAGATTTCCTTTAGCTGGTGAAACTAACTCCGTGTTTGCAAAGGAAACTAAAAGCATTATTTTCTCCATAACTATTGATAACCAGTTTTCCCCTTTATTCACTTTTACATTCCTAGAACACTTATTACCAAACTCCTTCCTTATATTAATTAATTTCTTATAATATTCTAATATTTCAATATCTATATTCCAACTCAACTTACTCTTTTCAAAAGCTTCATCAGATTGAGGATCTATAGTTTGCCCATTCTCCCTAAGTCTTCCTTCTCTTACTCCTTTTATTAAAGTCGGGTCAGAAAAATCTGAAAAGAAAAGAAAAGGGTTCTTTTCATAATACTCTTCACCCATAAAAATCATGGGAATGAAGGGTGATAAAATATATAGAGCTGAGGCAATTTTATAACTTTCCTTGTCTACTAACAATGAAATCCTTTCTCCGTTTCCTCTGTTTCCAACTTGATCATGATTTTGAATATAAACTACAAATTTACAAGCATCTAAGTTTCCCACTGGCATACCATGAGTCTTTTTCCTAAAATTAGAATATTTACCATCATAGACAAAAACATCCGTATATGCTTTCACTATATCATCAAGACTTCCGTAATCACTATAATATCCATTCTTTTCTCCAGTTATATAGGCATGAATTGAGTGGTGAAAATCATCAACCCATTGCGCATCAATATTATATCCACACTCCTTCCTAATGATTTTAGGATCATTAAGATCGCTTTCAGCTATTACAAACTTTCCTAAACTATGGGCTATTTCACTAATTTCCTCTAGTATATGCTTTGGAGAGAAATCATATATTGCATGAACAGCATCCAGTCTTAGGCCATCTACGTGAAAAATCTCTAGCCAGAATCTGACATTTTCTAGTACAAATTTCCTAACTTCATCACTATAAGCGTCATCAAAATTAAACGTCAAACCCCATGGTGTTTTATATCTTGAGGAAAAATAAGGGCCTAATATTGTCATATAATTTCCTTCTGGACCTACATGGTTGTAAACTACATCTAAAATTACAGATAGTCCTCTCTTATGAGCTTCATCAGTAAATTTCATGAACGCATAAGGGCCTCCGTAAGAGTTTTGGACAGCATATAAGTAAACTCCATCATATCCCCAGTCCTTTTTGCCCGGGAATTGAAAAACTGGCATAACTTCTACTGCTGTTACTCCTAAATCAACTAAATAATCAAATTTTTCTATAGCAGAATAAAAAGTTCCTTCTTTTGTAAAAGTTCCAACATGAATCTCATAAATAATCAAATTTTTAGGGTCAATCTTTACGTCTTTACTATCCCAATTATACTGCAGAGAAACTAATTGAGATTTTCCATGAACGCCTTCTGGCTGATATCTCGATGCTGGATCTGGAATTTCTCCTTTGTTGGTAAGAAAGGAATATTTGTCTCCTTCTTTAGCTTTAACTGTAGCAGTAAAGTAACCTTTTTCGTCTTTTTCCATTTTATATTTGTTACCATTTATCAAAAGGAACACTTCTGACTGATAAGGAGCCCAAAGAGTAAACTCTACTTCTTCATTATCCAAAAATTTAGGTCCGAACATAAAATAAAGTATGAAACATAAAATATAATTCTATATACGAGAGAGGAGCTAAAAACCATGCTGAAATTATTTGAGAAAAAGTGTGTGCTTTTAATTTATATCTAGATATCGAAATAAGTACACCAAAGAGATAAAGAGGGATATAATAAATGCCTAGAATAAAGACAAGTAAAGTTATTCCACCAACAGTAGTACTTACATGGACGCTAATTTTAAACTTCAGTGTTATCAGTAGAATTATTATAGTATTTATAATGTAAATTAGAAGAATTTTAAACAAAACATCCTCTTTTACTAAAATTAGTCCAATTATGTATGAAAATATTGAAAGAGAAATGGGAATAAACCTCTCCTCTTTTCTGCTAACATAAATGTCAGTAACCTTTTTTGCTTTTACCATAAAAAATACAATAAGAAAGGGAATTATTGAATAAAAAATTGTAATTATCAGAAGAGAATAATATTCTAAGTGCAAGAAAGTTACTGTAATAGAAAACACGATAAAAGTTACTACTGAAGGATGAAATAAAGCTGATAGAACTTCATGTAGTTTTTTCAATTCTCTCCCTTCAGATAATTTTCAACTAAGCTAATAAAATATGGGTAATTGTATTTCTCTTCTTGATTAATTAAGGATAATTTATCTTTTCCATACATTCTTTCTCTCTTTATAGTGGCATAGACTTTACCATTGATTTCTAAGTCTATATCAGCAAAATATCTTAAACAATAAATTAATTCCTCAACACTTCCTTTACCATTCCTAAGTTCTTTTAATAATACAGTTTTAATCTTTTGATGAGCAGAGTTATAAACACCTTGATCACAAGTTAGTAAAATCACATTTGGATAATGTCCTTTTAAATCCATTGCCTCTTTAATTAATTTAATATCAGATCCTAGTTTTTTATTAACATACCCTGCTGGAATTGTATTATGGATTTTCTTAAAACTATCCATTCCTAGATTACCTATATATAACTTTTTATCATTTTTCTGAGTAGTATTAAGCATATTTTCTAGCTCAGAATAAGTTGATGAAGAAAAAAGAATTTGATTCCCATTCTTTATGAGATTACTCAATCGATTACCTAGATTAATATAAACGTTTACATCTGCTATAAAGTAATTATCTTTATCACTTGCTAGTCTTTTTATATTATCTTCTGCCTCATATACAAAAAAGCCAGACCTAACTAAGCATGTCTTATATTCATTAGCAAGTTGAGAAATCTCCGAAAGTTTATTCCCATCGTAAGTTAAGGAAATGCTTCCTTCTTCACTTTTTAAATTTAAAACAATTTCATTACCTAAAAGCAAGTAAAGATTTAGAAGAGCCCTTATCCCTTCTCTTCCTAATTCCACATTTTTATTACCACCTTTGATGGTTTGCGGAGGATCATAAGAAATCAAGGAACTATTCCTAAGATCATAAATTCTCACATCAGTAAAAGGAGCATAACCAAATATCCTATATCCTTCCTCCTCTTTCTCTAGATAAATATACCTAATTTCATGAGCATTTGAATAAGTATATACAGCTAAAGCCATATATTTTCTTCCTGGCGTAATATCAGCAACATCTATTTTTAAGTCCTTCAACTTATTTCTCCATTCTTCTATTCCTCTACCCATAATCTTTTCTGTTACTTTAGCATTTATCCCTAAAACTTTCAGTATCTCTGCAATTTTACTGTAATCCCTTTTTGATTGTTCTTCGGCTAATATCACAATTTCATCTGGTTTAAGTCCAGTAAAGACTTCAGTTAAAATAGCATTAGTAGTTGTCACAAGCTTATTAGAGCCTAAGGTAGCTAATATCATATATATTAAACAATACTTCAAAATATAAAACATAATGAAGTTTGAATACGCTGAAGATGTTAGAAAATTAGCCGAAATAATAAATGAAAAATTTAATTTAGGATTAGATTTAACCAAAGTGATATTTATAAGAAGTCAAGGATCAAAAACTAGAGCAATCGCCAGAACCTTAATGCTACCTTCACAATGGAGATTTGTCTTATCTCCAAACATACTTTACATAATTGAAGTAATTTCAGAAAAATATGATAAATTGTCTTGTGAAGAAAAGGCTTACGTCACCCTTCACGAACTAACACACATACCAAGAACTATGAAAGGAGGATTAAGAAACCATTCGCACTCTCAATTCAAAAAGTTGAAGAAGCCACCTTATAAAGAGCTAAAAGAAATATGCAAACATATTTAATTTTCTAACTGAAAATGAAAAACAATGGTCTCATTAGAAGAATTAAAGGCTATTTTTAAACCAAAATTAAGACCAATAATTTGGAAAGAAGATACTTTAACCCTTTTAGATCAATCAGCCTTACCATTTCAAACAGTCTATATAGACGTTAAAACTCCAGAAGAAGTAGCTAGAGCAATAAAACTAATGCAAGTCAGAGGAGCACCAGCCATAGGAATAACAGCTGGATATGGAATGGTCTTAGCATTAACATCTTCAAAACCATCAACACTTAATGAAGCTATAGAAACTTTAGTAAAAGCAAAACAAATAATGGATCAAGCTAGACCTACTGCAGTAAATTTAAGCTGGGCAACATCAAGAATGTTAAACTTTGCAAAAAAGAAAATTGATGAGGGCGAAGCAAAAAACGTGAATGAGCTTATTCAGTTGATGAAGGAAGAGGCTAACAGAATATTTGAGGAAGAATTGGATGCTGAACTTAAAATAGGTATGTATGGTTTAGAAAAAATAAACGAAGGAGATACTATATTAACTCAATGTAATGCTGGTGGTTTAGCTACTGGGACTGGTTTAGGTACAGCATTGGCTCCAGTAAAATTAGCTCATTATTTAGGAATGAAAGTTTCAGTAATTGCACCAGAGACAAGACCTTGGTTACAAGGCAGTAGATTGACTGTTTATGAGTTAATGGCAGAAGGCATACCAGTTACTCTAATTACAGACACTGCAGTTGGATTAGTTATGTATAAAAACATGGTGAATAGCGTTATGGTTGGTGCTGATAGAATATTAAAAGATGGACACGTGTTTAACAAAATAGGCACATTTAAGGAGGCTGTAATTGCACATGAACTTGGAATACCATTCTATGCTTTAGCTCCTTCATCTTCTTTTGATTTAAAGAGTAAGGCTGATGAAATTAAGATTGAGGAAAGAGATCCTAATGAAGTGAGAACTATAAGAGGCATTCCAACAGCACCAGAAAACGTAAAAGTATATAATCCCGTATTTGACGTAACTCCACCAAAGTATGTTACTGCATTAATAACGGAGAAAGGAGTCATCTACCCACCATTCGAAAAGAACGTGCCTAAAGTACTTGGTCTATAATTTTTATGCCTCTGCTCAATCTTGATTATATGGTAAAACTTATAGCTACACTAGGCACTAGTCCTGGAGGCGTATTTGAGACCTACACAAACTTAATCAACGGGAACTATGAAAGTGATAATCCAAGTAAAGTTGAAATAGATACAATCTATCTAATAAGAACTTTAGATAAAGACGTTGAATTTGCCTTTAAATTAGTAAAAGCATTATTCATTTGTCAAAAGATTCCCTCAGAAGTTGTAGAAATTAAGATAAATATCTCTGACATAACTAATAAGCAAGAGTATGAACAGTTCAAGTCTCAGATATTTCAAAAAATAGGTAAAGGAGATTTTGTTGATTTTACAGGTGGAAGAAAAGCTATGTCGGTAGCTGCAGCAATTCAAGCTCTAAAAAGAGATGCTTATCTAGTTACTACAATTATTCCACAGTCAGAATACAACAGAATTCAAAATAAATTGAAAGAGCTAAAAAATAAAGAGAATGAAATAAATGATATATTAGCAAATAAAAACCTTAGTTTATGCCCTGAATTAAACGAGCTAATAGTTCATGGAGCAAGAACAATACTACTCAGCTAATGCTACTGGAGTTACTTTTATTGTACCTTTATTCTTGCCTCTGATAATTTTAATCTCTATCTCACTTATTCCAGCTTCATCAATTCCAGCAACCAAATCTAACTGAGATTCTACTTTTTTGCCATTTACTTCAGTAATTATATCGCCTCTCCTAACTCCGGCTTCAAAAGCAGGACTATCTTCATCTACAGCAACTACTAAAACCCCAGTATCTGAAGGTAAATTGAAATATGTACTTATTGCCTTATTTAATTTTAAAACCCTTATACCAAGGTAAGGCCTAATATATTTTCCATTATTTTTCTCAATATTTTTTAAAAAACTAATAACTAATTTTGAAGGAATTGCAAATCCTATTCCTTGCGCATAAGGTATCATAGCAGTAACAACCCCTACAACTTCTCCTTTAGTATTTACTAAAGGACCACCACTATTTCCCGGATTTACTGCAGCATCAGTCTGCAAAACATATAAAGGATTTCCTAAAGGGGATTGAATAGTCCTATCTACACTACTTATAATCCCTAAAGTC
The nucleotide sequence above comes from Sulfurisphaera javensis. Encoded proteins:
- the treZ gene encoding malto-oligosyltrehalose trehalohydrolase, producing the protein MFGPKFLDNEEVEFTLWAPYQSEVFLLINGNKYKMEKDEKGYFTATVKAKEGDKYSFLTNKGEIPDPASRYQPEGVHGKSQLVSLQYNWDSKDVKIDPKNLIIYEIHVGTFTKEGTFYSAIEKFDYLVDLGVTAVEVMPVFQFPGKKDWGYDGVYLYAVQNSYGGPYAFMKFTDEAHKRGLSVILDVVYNHVGPEGNYMTILGPYFSSRYKTPWGLTFNFDDAYSDEVRKFVLENVRFWLEIFHVDGLRLDAVHAIYDFSPKHILEEISEIAHSLGKFVIAESDLNDPKIIRKECGYNIDAQWVDDFHHSIHAYITGEKNGYYSDYGSLDDIVKAYTDVFVYDGKYSNFRKKTHGMPVGNLDACKFVVYIQNHDQVGNRGNGERISLLVDKESYKIASALYILSPFIPMIFMGEEYYEKNPFLFFSDFSDPTLIKGVREGRLRENGQTIDPQSDEAFEKSKLSWNIDIEILEYYKKLINIRKEFGNKCSRNVKVNKGENWLSIVMEKIMLLVSFANTELVSPAKGNLILSTTNFPAKVGKGQKITVNKGVGVYLI
- a CDS encoding putative metallopeptidase, whose protein sequence is MKFEYAEDVRKLAEIINEKFNLGLDLTKVIFIRSQGSKTRAIARTLMLPSQWRFVLSPNILYIIEVISEKYDKLSCEEKAYVTLHELTHIPRTMKGGLRNHSHSQFKKLKKPPYKELKEICKHI
- a CDS encoding S-methyl-5-thioribose-1-phosphate isomerase, giving the protein MVSLEELKAIFKPKLRPIIWKEDTLTLLDQSALPFQTVYIDVKTPEEVARAIKLMQVRGAPAIGITAGYGMVLALTSSKPSTLNEAIETLVKAKQIMDQARPTAVNLSWATSRMLNFAKKKIDEGEAKNVNELIQLMKEEANRIFEEELDAELKIGMYGLEKINEGDTILTQCNAGGLATGTGLGTALAPVKLAHYLGMKVSVIAPETRPWLQGSRLTVYELMAEGIPVTLITDTAVGLVMYKNMVNSVMVGADRILKDGHVFNKIGTFKEAVIAHELGIPFYALAPSSSFDLKSKADEIKIEERDPNEVRTIRGIPTAPENVKVYNPVFDVTPPKYVTALITEKGVIYPPFEKNVPKVLGL
- the crn1 gene encoding CRISPR-associated ring nuclease Crn1, which encodes MVKLIATLGTSPGGVFETYTNLINGNYESDNPSKVEIDTIYLIRTLDKDVEFAFKLVKALFICQKIPSEVVEIKINISDITNKQEYEQFKSQIFQKIGKGDFVDFTGGRKAMSVAAAIQALKRDAYLVTTIIPQSEYNRIQNKLKELKNKENEINDILANKNLSLCPELNELIVHGARTILLS
- a CDS encoding S1C family serine protease; protein product: MDYSAVVEEVSKSVVTILTKQLTLDEFLMPSVAEGLGSGFSVSKNFVVTSYHVIQNARNIIVVSRDGFSSEADVVAINPFNDLALLYVKLDLKPLKLQEKVKVGEGVLAVGSPLGLDSVTLGIISSVDRTIQSPLGNPLYVLQTDAAVNPGNSGGPLVNTKGEVVGVVTAMIPYAQGIGFAIPSKLVISFLKNIEKNNGKYIRPYLGIRVLKLNKAISTYFNLPSDTGVLVVAVDEDSPAFEAGVRRGDIITEVNGKKVESQLDLVAGIDEAGISEIEIKIIRGKNKGTIKVTPVALAE